A window of the Loxodonta africana isolate mLoxAfr1 chromosome 3, mLoxAfr1.hap2, whole genome shotgun sequence genome harbors these coding sequences:
- the EPOR gene encoding erythropoietin receptor, producing MGRLWASLWPRVGSLCLLLAGAAWAPLPNPPDPKFERKVALLGAGPEELLCFTERLEDLVCFWEEEASVGVGPDNYSFTYQLEGEPWKLCRLRQALTARGAVRFWCSLPTADTSSFVPLELRVTTTSSGAPRYRRIIQVNEVVFLDPPAGLLARLADEGGHVVLRWLPPPGAPMVSHIRYEVDVSAGNGAGGAQRVEILEGRTECLLSNLRGRTLYTFAVRARMAEPSFGGFWSAWSEPASLLTASDLDPLILTLSLILVLILLLLAVLALLSHRRALKQKIWPGIPSPESEFEGLFTTHKGNFQLWLYQNDDCLWWSPHSPFVEDPPAPLEVLSERCWGTTQAVEPGAEDKGPLMEPVGSEQAQDTYLVLDKWLLPQSPPSEALPGPGGSVDTAAIDEGSEASSCSSALALKPRPEGASAASFEYTILDPSSQLLRPRALPLALPPTPPHLKYLYLVVSDSGISTDYSSGDSQGTPGGLCDGPYSNPYENSLVPAPEPLAPSYVICS from the exons ATGGGCCGCCTTTGGGCATCCCTCTGGCCCCGAGtcggctctctctgtctcctgctcgCTGGGGCCGCCTGGGCCCCCCTACCCAATCCCCCAGACCCCAAGTTTGAGCGCAAAG TGGCCTTGCTGGGGGCCGGGCCCGAAGAGCTGCTGTGCTTCAccgagcgcctggaggatttggtGTGTTTTTGGGAGGAAGAGGCAAGCGTCGGGGTGGGTCCTGACAACTACAGCTTCACCTACCAGCTCGA GGGTGAGCCATGGAAGCTGTGCCGCCTGCGCCAGGCGCTCACAGCCCGCGGCGCTGTGCGCTTCTGGTGCTCGCTGCCTACCGCCGACACGTCCAGCTTCGTGCCCCTAGAACTGCGCGTCACAACGACCTCCTCCGGCGCTCCGCGCTACCGCCGCATCATTCAAGTCAACGAAGTGG TGTTCCTGGATCCTCCCGCAGGTCTGCTGGCACGGCTGGCCGACGAGGGCGGCCATGTGGTGCTGCGCTGGCTCCCCCCGCCTGGGGCGCCCATGGTGAGCCACATCCGCTACGAGGTGGACGTCTCCGCCGGCAACGGCGCAGGGGGCGCGCAGAGG GTGGAGATCCTGGAGGGCCGCACCGAGTGCTTGCTGAGCAACCTGCGCGGCCGGACGCTTTACACCTTCGCAGTACGCGCGCGTATGGCGGAGCCCAGCTTCGGTGGCTTCTGGAGCGCCTGGTCGGAGCCTGCGTCACTGCTGACCGCTAGCG ACCTGGATCCCCTCATCCTGACGCTCTCCCTCATCCTTGTGCTCATCCTGCTGCTGCTGGCCGTGCTCGCCTTGCTCTCCCATCGTCG ggctctgaagcaGAAGATCTGGCCAGGTATCCCGAGTCCCGAGAGCGAGTTTGAGGGACTCTTCACCACTCACAAGGGTAACTTTCAG CTGTGGCTGTACCAGAATGATGACTGTCTGTGGTGGAGCCCCCACAGCCCCTTCGTGGAGGACCCACCTGCCCCCCTGGAAGTCCTCTCTGAGCGCTGCTGGGGGACGACACAGGCAGTGGAGCCAGGTGCAGAAGATAAGGGGCCCCTGATGGAGCCAGTGGGCAGTGAGCAGGCCCAGGACACCTACCTGGTGCTGGACAAGTGGTTGCTGCCCCAGAGCCCGCCCAGTGAGGCCCTCCCAGGGCCCGGTGGCAGTGTGGACACAGCAGCCATAGATGAGGGCTCAGAAGCTTCCTCCTGCTCATCTGCCTTGGCCCTAAAGCCCAGGCCAGAGGGAGCCTCAGCTGCCAGTTTTGAGTATACCATCCTGGACCCCAGCTCCCAGCTCTTGCGCCCACGGGCATTGCCCCTGgcactgccccccaccccaccccaccttaAGTACCTATACCTTGTGGTATCTGACTCTGGAATCTCAACTGACTACAGCTCTGGAGACTCCCAGGGGACCCCAGGGGGTTTATGTGATGGCCCCTACTCCAACCCTTATGAGAACAGCCTTGTCCCGGCCCCTGAGCCTCTAGCCCCCAGCTATGTGATCTGCTCCTAG